In Desulfomonile tiedjei DSM 6799, a genomic segment contains:
- a CDS encoding TetR/AcrR family transcriptional regulator: MEDLEKRINTVIAKTKVHKDTFAIPALIKILNSELQKNPDEDTTREELVLLFVEKATEALAASPIYSDALVRELYRSVLDTAVSSGIQKAAILEDLLFQTLRKPSDPDKSKRKKQKDARQRIFHAALEEFSEKGFHATTIDSIAERAGIAKGTVYRYFSTKEGLFNALKESTISEFVELARKDLSTEEDILKIIESVIRMYLSFFESNSAFFKVIIQEHKEFGREFSEKFISELILGLPGLKRRCWKASRSGRLKQMNYFTVFYGIIGFLNGVIQKWLHEGAEGSLIHEIETVKEVLFYGFVVQKESEKISSLKVVS, encoded by the coding sequence ATGGAAGACCTCGAAAAGCGTATCAATACGGTTATTGCCAAAACCAAAGTCCACAAGGACACCTTCGCTATTCCTGCGCTCATCAAGATTCTCAACTCGGAACTCCAAAAAAATCCAGACGAAGACACCACTCGGGAAGAACTGGTCTTGCTGTTCGTGGAAAAAGCAACGGAAGCACTCGCAGCTTCGCCGATTTACTCGGATGCGCTCGTGCGGGAATTGTACCGGAGCGTGCTGGACACTGCGGTCTCCTCGGGAATTCAAAAAGCTGCGATCCTGGAAGACTTGCTTTTCCAAACACTCCGTAAACCAAGCGATCCTGACAAATCCAAACGAAAAAAACAGAAGGATGCCAGGCAGAGAATCTTCCATGCGGCTCTTGAAGAATTCTCCGAAAAGGGGTTCCACGCGACAACCATCGATTCCATTGCTGAACGTGCAGGAATAGCCAAAGGCACGGTGTACCGTTATTTCAGCACTAAAGAAGGACTCTTCAATGCTCTCAAGGAATCGACTATTTCCGAATTCGTCGAGCTTGCCAGGAAAGACCTGAGCACAGAAGAAGACATCCTGAAAATCATCGAAAGCGTCATCAGAATGTATCTCAGCTTTTTCGAGAGCAATTCCGCTTTCTTCAAGGTCATCATTCAGGAACACAAAGAATTCGGCAGAGAATTTTCCGAGAAGTTCATCAGCGAGCTGATTCTCGGGTTACCCGGCCTGAAGAGGCGTTGCTGGAAGGCATCCCGTTCGGGCCGACTCAAACAGATGAATTATTTCACCGTGTTTTACGGAATTATCGGATTCCTCAACGGCGTCATCCAAAAATGGCTGCACGAAGGTGCCGAGGGATCCCTGATCCACGAAATAGAAACCGTTAAAGAAGTGCTCTTTTACGGATTCGTGGTTCAGAAAGAATCTGAAAAAATCAGTTCATTGAAGGTGGTCTCATGA
- a CDS encoding ArsR/SmtB family transcription factor, with protein MFKALGNSHRLAIFLRLISCCPPGTKWVAGPESRRVVGQLGEDLGIAPSTLSHHIKELRTAGLISAERRGKNIECWIDAEALNTLVDLLTAQESNDSAAGQIRCCACEESD; from the coding sequence ATGTTCAAGGCGCTGGGCAATTCTCATCGACTCGCCATTTTTCTCCGACTCATCTCCTGTTGTCCTCCGGGTACCAAGTGGGTGGCAGGGCCGGAATCACGACGTGTGGTAGGTCAACTGGGTGAAGACCTGGGCATTGCCCCGTCAACGCTTTCTCACCACATAAAGGAACTCCGTACAGCCGGACTCATCAGTGCAGAAAGGCGAGGCAAAAACATCGAATGCTGGATCGATGCAGAGGCGCTGAACACCTTGGTGGATTTATTGACAGCTCAAGAATCGAACGATTCGGCTGCAGGTCAGATCCGTTGCTGTGCGTGCGAAGAGTCTGACTGA
- a CDS encoding DVU_1555 family C-GCAxxG-C-C protein, with protein MLSTNAVSEDFGRMMELARQGFHCSDILVSMGLEAQAKVNPDAVRLASALAGGIGSSGDICGAFTGGACLLGLYAGRGALDEEEDPRLRVMISELMDWFSAEQEKRYGGIHCSEIIGDDPQNMPMRCPQIVAAVYRRVRTILDQHGFDWKAGPKPVRPKKTTHSCDAACPVAARL; from the coding sequence ATGCTTTCAACAAATGCAGTGTCAGAGGACTTTGGTCGTATGATGGAACTTGCCCGACAAGGATTCCATTGCAGCGACATACTTGTCTCCATGGGCCTGGAGGCTCAGGCAAAGGTCAATCCCGACGCCGTTCGACTTGCGTCTGCCCTCGCCGGTGGAATCGGTTCGTCCGGTGATATCTGTGGAGCATTCACGGGTGGCGCTTGTCTTCTCGGTCTCTACGCCGGTAGGGGTGCACTGGATGAAGAAGAGGACCCGAGACTGAGAGTGATGATCTCAGAGTTGATGGACTGGTTCTCGGCTGAGCAAGAAAAGAGATACGGCGGAATTCATTGCAGCGAAATCATCGGGGATGATCCGCAAAATATGCCCATGAGATGCCCTCAGATTGTCGCGGCTGTTTACCGCAGGGTAAGGACAATTCTTGACCAGCATGGCTTCGACTGGAAGGCTGGACCCAAGCCGGTGAGACCAAAGAAAACTACGCACTCTTGCGACGCAGCCTGCCCGGTTGCAGCGAGGTTGTGA